In the genome of Myxococcus stipitatus, one region contains:
- a CDS encoding WbqC family protein: MPGSPGVVVAEQPHYLPWVDFYEQVARAGTLLVLDNVQWLRRGWQRRTRVALPANVPTPPPTEPGFQWLSIPLEDPHRDSLIGELAVDSRQPWARKHLSKLVTLYGQRPHFATQVLPLLEPFYDGAARESGPGSLLRVLLASTALFHEPLGLKPDIRLASSLERQGDEKSARLVEYCRQLKAQTYYSGLGSSLYLQVSLFRDADVRVLWQRFRHPPYAQGREGRFVQGLSIVDVLANVPVDEVRRWLEPSPWGPFAPAPSGG, encoded by the coding sequence GTGCCGGGCAGCCCAGGAGTCGTCGTCGCCGAGCAACCGCATTACCTCCCCTGGGTGGACTTCTATGAGCAGGTGGCGCGCGCGGGCACGCTGCTGGTGCTCGACAACGTGCAGTGGCTGAGGCGTGGCTGGCAGCGGAGGACCCGCGTCGCGCTGCCCGCCAACGTGCCCACACCTCCGCCCACCGAGCCTGGCTTCCAGTGGTTGTCCATTCCCCTGGAGGACCCACACCGCGACTCGCTCATCGGCGAGCTCGCCGTGGACTCCCGACAGCCCTGGGCACGCAAGCACCTGAGCAAGCTGGTGACGCTGTATGGGCAGCGGCCCCATTTCGCCACCCAGGTGCTGCCCCTGCTGGAGCCCTTCTACGACGGCGCGGCGCGCGAGTCGGGCCCCGGCTCCCTGCTGCGCGTGCTGCTGGCGAGCACCGCGCTGTTCCATGAGCCCCTCGGACTGAAGCCAGACATCCGCCTGGCCTCCAGTCTGGAGCGTCAGGGCGACGAGAAGTCGGCGCGGCTGGTGGAGTACTGCCGCCAGCTGAAAGCCCAGACGTACTACTCGGGGCTGGGCTCGTCGCTGTACCTGCAGGTGAGCCTGTTCCGGGACGCGGACGTGCGCGTGTTGTGGCAGCGCTTCCGGCACCCACCCTACGCGCAAGGTCGCGAGGGGCGCTTCGTGCAGGGACTGTCGATTGTCGACGTGCTGGCCAACGTCCCGGTGGACGAGGTGCGCCGGTGGCTGGAGCCCTCGCCGTGGGGCCCCTTCGCTCCGGCGCCCTCGGGGGGCTGA
- a CDS encoding ATP-binding protein has translation MKYLCISANPHHPVAEELRRQGQEVLVLGSAAEADAELVNGRADVLIVEAASLVKDARWLDTLRGRARPWEPLVLGLAEAATDETLAPLLSAGVDDFLVAPFPAEQVRARGVLLERRAALRRRNQNSQAAARGEMERLASIIQTQSDVALAGLDLPGVMRLLCERAQVLCGADGAAVALLDDGFVDYRVATGSLWPYKEFRLKLEGSLTGASLQRGEVMRTDDTEEDARVNVRATRAVGARSMVCVPLWREARPVGALNLVSQRVNAFDDRDVRTLELMAGLLGAAMGNAAEVEARHALMDERAAALAALQESQALFAAFMNHSPAVAYMKEEGGRRIWVNQPYRRFFGLPDDASLDRLDDMNLMPEASAAHVRKEDQAVLDSGRPSVTEGMIPSPDGTDRHWLTYRFIVNEHAGRRLLGGVALDITDRKAMQAQLVVADRLAAVGTLAAGVAHEINNPLAFVLSNLSFLAVELQSVARELPAGRTSEMEEVLREAVDGAHRVRQIVRDLRTFSRGDDEAAAAVNLQAVLESAITMARGELKMRAQIIRDYRDVPPVEGNEGRFGQVFLNLLINAAHAIPEGKPESHQVRVVLRSTEDRVIVEVHDTGVGMAPEVRARIFDPFFTTKPVGEGTGLGLSICHGIVTGFGGEISVESEPGRGSVFRVTLPVGPRSRELGPPSPRLHLAG, from the coding sequence ATGAAGTACCTGTGCATCAGCGCCAACCCACACCACCCCGTGGCGGAGGAGCTTCGGCGTCAGGGCCAGGAAGTGCTCGTGCTGGGGAGTGCCGCGGAGGCGGACGCGGAGCTGGTGAATGGCCGGGCGGACGTGCTCATCGTCGAGGCCGCGTCGCTGGTGAAGGACGCGCGCTGGCTGGACACGTTGCGAGGCCGTGCGCGGCCTTGGGAGCCGCTGGTGCTGGGCCTCGCGGAGGCCGCGACGGACGAGACCCTGGCGCCGCTGTTGTCCGCGGGCGTGGATGACTTCCTCGTCGCGCCATTCCCCGCCGAGCAGGTGCGGGCGCGCGGGGTGTTGCTGGAGCGCAGGGCGGCGCTGCGCCGGCGCAACCAGAACTCGCAGGCCGCCGCGCGCGGAGAGATGGAGCGGCTGGCCTCCATCATCCAGACCCAGTCGGACGTGGCGCTGGCGGGGCTGGACCTGCCCGGTGTGATGCGCCTGCTGTGCGAGCGCGCGCAGGTGTTGTGCGGCGCGGATGGGGCGGCGGTGGCGCTGCTGGATGACGGGTTCGTGGACTACCGCGTGGCCACCGGCAGCCTGTGGCCGTACAAGGAGTTCCGGCTCAAGTTGGAGGGCAGCCTCACCGGCGCGAGCCTTCAGCGCGGCGAGGTGATGCGCACCGACGACACCGAGGAGGACGCACGCGTCAACGTGCGCGCCACGCGGGCGGTGGGCGCGCGCTCCATGGTGTGCGTGCCGCTGTGGCGGGAGGCTCGGCCGGTGGGCGCGCTGAACCTGGTCTCCCAGCGGGTGAATGCGTTCGACGACCGGGACGTGCGCACGCTGGAGCTGATGGCGGGGCTCTTGGGCGCGGCCATGGGCAACGCGGCGGAGGTGGAGGCTCGCCACGCGCTGATGGATGAGCGCGCCGCGGCGCTCGCGGCCCTTCAGGAATCCCAGGCGCTGTTCGCGGCCTTCATGAATCACAGCCCCGCGGTGGCCTACATGAAGGAGGAGGGGGGCCGGCGCATCTGGGTGAACCAGCCCTACCGCCGCTTCTTCGGCCTGCCCGACGACGCGAGCCTGGACCGCCTGGACGACATGAACCTGATGCCCGAGGCGTCCGCGGCGCATGTCCGGAAGGAGGACCAGGCGGTGCTCGACTCGGGGCGTCCCAGCGTGACGGAGGGGATGATTCCGTCGCCGGATGGGACGGACCGGCACTGGCTCACGTATCGCTTCATCGTGAACGAGCACGCCGGGCGCCGGCTGCTGGGCGGCGTGGCGCTGGACATCACCGACCGCAAGGCGATGCAGGCGCAGCTCGTGGTGGCGGACCGGCTGGCGGCGGTGGGCACGCTGGCGGCGGGTGTGGCGCATGAAATCAACAACCCGCTCGCCTTCGTGCTCTCCAACCTGTCGTTCCTCGCCGTCGAGCTTCAATCCGTGGCGCGCGAGCTGCCCGCGGGGCGCACGTCCGAGATGGAGGAGGTGCTGCGCGAGGCGGTGGATGGCGCACACCGCGTGCGGCAGATCGTCCGCGACTTGAGGACGTTCTCCCGGGGCGACGACGAGGCCGCCGCGGCCGTCAACCTCCAGGCGGTGCTGGAGTCCGCCATCACCATGGCGCGCGGGGAGCTGAAGATGCGCGCGCAGATCATCCGCGACTATCGCGACGTGCCGCCGGTGGAGGGCAACGAGGGGCGCTTCGGGCAGGTGTTCCTCAACCTGCTCATCAACGCCGCGCACGCCATCCCCGAGGGCAAGCCGGAGAGCCACCAGGTGCGCGTCGTGCTGCGCTCCACGGAGGACCGGGTCATCGTGGAGGTCCATGACACGGGCGTGGGCATGGCGCCCGAGGTGCGCGCGCGCATCTTCGACCCGTTCTTCACCACCAAGCCCGTGGGCGAGGGCACCGGGCTGGGCCTGTCCATCTGCCACGGCATCGTCACGGGCTTCGGCGGAGAGATTTCGGTGGAGAGCGAGCCGGGCCGGGGCAGCGTCTTCCGGGTGACGCTGCCGGTGGGGCCGCGCTCGCGTGAGCTGGGGCCGCCGTCTCCGCGCCTGCACCTGGCGGGGTGA